TAAGTTTCATTCAGTATTTTACTTCTCCAAACGAACGACCGATGTTGAAGCGAAATGTCACAGTTTCGAATAGTCACAGATTAAAGCGCTTTTACCCTAgcattaaacaagaaagagtTATGCCCAAGGATAGCCAGATGGGCGCTCTTTCTGCAAGATAACGactatattttagaatatagAGCCGGTAAGCGCATGCAGCACGTGGATGCACTTAGtagaaacacacacatactgaCAATCGATTCTAACTCATTtgaggaaaattaaattatttgtcaaAGCAGAGATGAGAAGATCAAAGCTATAGCTGAGCAGCTTCAACGAACAAAGCTCAAAGATTATGAAATGCATATAAGGAAGCTCTTTTGTTTTACGTACCAAATGAAACTGAAAGccatgttttgtttaattatcaTGATCAGTTAGGACACGTTTGCATAGACAAAATGATAgaagtgatttaaaaaaactacCTGTTTCCTAAAGAGAAAAATGCATGCATTCCATTTCATGGCGTACATATAGATCATTATGGTCCTGTTGATAAAAGTAGATCGAACAAACACGTATTAGTGATAATAGACGCGTTCACAAAGTTCGTAAGACTCTATCcggcaaaaacaacgaaatccAGGGAAGCAATACTAGCGTTAAAGGACTACCCTAAGGCTTACAGTAGCCCGaaatgtattatttcagaCCGCGGTACGTGATTTACCTCTAAAGAATTTCAGGACTTCTTGGAGGAAAGCGAAGTAAAGCCCCTTAAGATAGCTACAGGATCCCCACAGGCTAATGGTCGGGTAGAAAGGGTAAATAGAAGCATAGGTTCTATGATCGCTAAGTTGACGGAACCAGACAAAGGACTGTACTGTAGGGATGTcggaaatatatcaaaatatcgatattttttctcttaaaaaaaatattatcataTTGTTAGCATTTAGTACTTAGCATTTGTTAGCATTTAGTATTTCTACCATTAGCATTTATGTTTCAGTTCCGTTGTTCCAATTAATAGAATGTTAATATATAAGAAGATTAGGATTATAAGAGAAAGAAGATACGGTCACTCTACGATTGTTCGAGAACGCACATTGGCGAACAACAAGCGCAACACTCAGACAACTGCGTAAGCTTGCTTTAGATGCCGGTTGCCAAGATGTTCATGAGGTTCCTGAAACCATATCGGAGGAAGAAGACACCAAAATGGAACTCATGAGCCAAGGGACCGCGAGCGAACATGTCGAGCACACAttggaagaagaagaagaagcccTTGACGCCGCAATAAGAGTAGCTGAGAAGAAGAAAATACTCGCCAGATTGATGCAAAATGACAATAAGGTGACGGATGACGTCCAAATGGTAAAGCAGCTCATGGTTCCGTTCTCTGCTACTGAAAACGAAGAAGCACTTCAgtggattttggattttgaaAGAGCTTGCAGAAGTGTAAATGATGACGCAACTTTTCAATTACGTTGTGTTCGTATGCTGATGAAACCAGGGACAGATGCCGACTTGTTTCTGCGTGTCGACCGATCGAATACGTTTGGCGAATTTAAGGAAAACTTTGTGAAAACATTTGGCCGCGGCAATTCAACAGCCGATATAGTATTGTTGTTGAAGGAAACCATTTTTAACCCTGACAAGAGCACCGTCATAGGTTACATTCTCAAAATGGAGGAAATTGCGCTGCGTGCTCATATTGATGAAAAACTAACCATACAATTCATCATCGATGGTTTTCGCGATCGTTCAGCCAATATCGCACTGTTGTACTCGGCAACCACAATCGAACAACTAAAGGAAATGGCACGAAAATATGCGATTCTACGGAAAAATTCCCAAAATGTGTCCTATCGCACAGGAGGCACTATCGCTGGAGGGAGCCGAAACCTGATACGCTGCTTTAATTGTTCGGCACATGGACACTACGCTTCGTCTTGCACTGCGCCGAAGCGCGAGAAAGGATCCTGTTTCCGCTGTGGATCCCTTCAGCACATGTTAAAGGACTGCCAACAGAAGCCAGCAACTACTCCGAGAGTCGTGGGAGCGACCAACAATCAGAGCGGACGAGATGAGCAGCAGAACGAGATGTTTATACCTATTTTCAATCAGGTAGGAGTATATTTTTGCACTGAACGTAGAcaacttaataaaaaaatattcctttCTGCCATGTTCGATACCGGTAGCGCCATTAATTTAATCCAGCGCACAGCTATACCCTACAAAAAGTTTAATGACGTGTTGACCCCAACAGAATATTGTGGTGTAAATGGAGCTCAAATAGAAACATTTGgaaaaatttttgttaaactttattttcaaaacattgaaaaagaaattgatttatttgttgtaCCCGACAATTATGTCGCAACTAATGTACTCTTAGGGCGtaagtttttggaaaaatttGGAATAAAGTTGATTTTTAAGGATAAAATAAGAAGAGAAGAAATTATTGCAGTGAATATTGATAGTGACCCATTGAATATTGATAGTGACCCTTTGAATATTGATAGTgaccaattaaatattaaaagtgaTCCATTGCATAGATTGAAGATTTTATTGAATGAATTGAATAGTGACAATGAATCAGAGAATAGTTTTGACATTGAAAATGATACAGTAGAATTATATAAGGATATCGGAAGAGACAGTGATGATAGCATAccatttatatatagtattgaCATATTAAGGGATGATGAAAATTTTGACATAGATCCGAAGTTAAATGATAAGGACCGTAGTGAactcaataaaataataagattaaattatttggattTAGCCAACATTCCAGCGATCCAACATAATTATGAAATGAGGCTAAGACTTAAGTCGGAAGAACCTGTACGTACTGTTCCAAGAAGACTTTCATATGAGGAAAAGAAGGAAGTAGATAGTAAAATTGATGAATTATTGAAGAAAGGATTTATAAGAGAAAGTAATTCGCCTTATAGTTCTGCTATTGTACTTGTTAAGAAAAAATCGGGAGAAAAACGGATGTGTGTGGATTATAGACAACTTAATAAGATAACTATTCGTGATGGATTCCCATTACCTCTGATAGATGATTGTTTAGAGAGATTAGAAGGGAACCAATATTTCACacttttagatttaaaaagtGGATACCACCAAGTGAAAGTAGCAGAAAATTCAGTGCAGTACACAGCTTTTGTGACACCCTCCGGTCAATATGAATATACAAGAATGCCTTTCGGACTCATGAATGCACCTGCAGTATTTATgagatttattaattttattctaCAGCCATTGATATGTGAAGGAAATGTAGTAGTTTATATAGATGATATTGCGATAGGTTCGAAGACACTTAGTGATCATTTTATAACTGTAGGAAAAGTATTGAGAATCCTGGCAGAATATAGACTAGAAATTATGTTGAGCAAATGTCAGTTCGCTTACCAAAGCATTGAATTTTTAGGATACACTCTCAGTGGGAAAGGAATAAGTCCGAATCATGAACATACGTCGACAATTAAACACCTTCCGATACCAAAAGATCGCCATGGTATGCAAAAGTGTTTAggattattttcttattttaggCGATTTATTCCGGCATATTCAAAAATAGCAAAACCATTGCAAGACCTAACCAAAGCAGGTTTTAAGTATGAACCTAACgaaaattgcataaaaatcTTTGAGTATCTTCGTGAGAAATTAATCTCTTTTCCGATTTTAGCTCTGTATAATCCAAATAGAGAAACAGAATTACTTTGTGACGCAAGTAGTGAAGGGTTTGGTGGAATTTTATTACAGAAACAAGACGATAATAAGTTTCATCCAATTGCGTATTTTTCACAAAGAGCAACAAAACTTGAAGCAAGATATGaaagttttaaattagaaaCATTAGCTGTTGTCTATTCATTACGAAAATTCAGAATATATCTAGAAGGAATACCATTTAACATCAGTCTCGAATTTTCTGTCATACGGACTAGTCGTGTACTGAAATTTTttctctgaaaaaaaaaaaaaataataaaaattattttcgctctctgaaaagtatataaatttgttttccaaaGAACCACATTTTATTCTGGACAAAATTTAACCCTTTTCACCCTTACCGTTCATTACTAATATCaagttcaaataaaaataaaaaagaagatcaGCATTGCAACGTAGTGATGGGGGACCCCCCTGACCGTGGCCGACTAAGAGCCATAACAGACCAAATACTAACATCTCCCGGACCAAAGTATCTAACCATCTCCAGAACAGACCCTGGACTCGACCTGAATAACATCAATCCATTccttgttaaaaaacaaatcgacTTTACGTGTGATGGTGAAATAGAAGAATGCAAGACTCTTCGTAATGGCACTCTGTtagttaaaactaaaactgctGTTCAAGCTTGTAAACTAATGAAACTTAAAGCATTTGCTCCCAACATTACTGTCTCTGTACATAACTCTTTAAACTCATCTAAAGGAGTTATTTACTCTAACGATCTAAGAGGATTAGAAGAAAGCGTTATTGTGCAAGAACTAGCAAACCAAAAAGTAACAGAAGTtcgtaaaattcttaaaagagACAACGGCGCACTAAAGGAAACAGGCCTCTTAATTATTACATTGAACACACACAATCTTCCTGAGTACATAATGATCGGCTACCAGCGGACTTCCGTCAGAGTTTATATCCCACTGCCCATGAGATGTAAAAATTGTTTCAAATACGGCCATCTCCACAAATTCtgtaaaaatagtaaaatttgTTACAACTGCGGAGAAGAACACCATATCGACCCGACCTCTAACATCAAATGCAATAGACcgcaaaaatgcattaactgCAACATTGAACAACTAGCAAACCCTCACAACTCCACCAGCAAGAAATGTCCCGTATTTCTCAAACAACAAGAACTCCAAGCCATTAAAACTACGAACAGATGTGACAACAAAACGGCAAATACAATCCTCAACGCTCGATTCTCCAAGGAAACTTCACAATTATACTCATCCATCGCCAAGAATTCAAATTCCCAACAATCCATTTCTACAAGACCTCAACAACCCAAAGAACCCAGACTCTCAATCCATGAACAATCTATTCTTGAAAAACTCAACAATTCAACAGGACCTCAACAACTCAAAGGACCCGGAAAAACGCACCAAGAGCTTTCAAATCTTCAAAAATCGAACAATACAACAGGACCTCATCTACTCAAAGGACCCGGACCCGGTAACTCCAATCATGATCAATCCACTTCCAGACCAGCACCCACATCATATGCGGACCTTTATCCTAGCACCAGGAAAACCTTAACCGACAACAATTCTCCACAAACAACCAAGAACTCCCCAACTAAAACCACCAAAAAACTATCACTAGACATATCAAAACGAATAACTTCTTCCATAAAAAAAGACgcaaaaaaactcaaaacacTCTTAAACCCTGACACTTCAAGCGATTCAGAGGAGATGGACATTTCGTAATCTACATCCAACtcatttatctttaatttaatatgttaaaaattatCCAATGGAATATCAAAGGTTATAGAAACAACTACCCAGAATTACAAATCCTCATTAATCAATACCACCCACAAATCATAGCACTTCAAGAAACCCACCTTAACAATTTAACTTCATTACCAATCCCCATTAACTTTTCCCTATACTGCAGCAATACCACCAATAGTTTCGGAGGAACAGCCCTCCTAGTACATACAGTCTGCCACTTAATTCATGATACAGCAGACGATTTATAC
Above is a genomic segment from Drosophila kikkawai strain 14028-0561.14 chromosome 3R, DkikHiC1v2, whole genome shotgun sequence containing:
- the LOC108073979 gene encoding uncharacterized protein, whose amino-acid sequence is MELMSQGTASEHVEHTLEEEEEALDAAIRVAEKKKILARLMQNDNKVTDDVQMVKQLMVPFSATENEEALQWILDFERACRSVNDDATFQLRCVRMLMKPGTDADLFLRVDRSNTFGEFKENFVKTFGRGNSTADIVLLLKETIFNPDKSTVIGYILKMEEIALRAHIDEKLTIQFIIDGFRDRSANIALLYSATTIEQLKEMARKYAILRKNSQNVSYRTGGTIAGGSRNLIRCFNCSAHGHYASSCTAPKREKGSCFRCGSLQHMLKDCQQKPATTPRVVGATNNQSGRDEQQNEMFIPIFNQRH